A single Struthio camelus isolate bStrCam1 chromosome 6, bStrCam1.hap1, whole genome shotgun sequence DNA region contains:
- the ERMN gene encoding ermin, translated as MTEEVPIASCTPECNGNVTPEGGPLQVIDIIDEIAKSVGTVPYANAEIDLDAPLSKETQEESRNSLAEKTICGDSDGEKQCEEKQEENDATQQDGSADIPSQDTRTDGQKSEEGPGEAGVPARSGERQEARRAEPPAAARAGCAAEAEESPAAGAPAPDAEERTGDEERLEERENTTEEEEDTEEDEVQLIEIKKENSEESHLKKQENGKEVSPPTSPTCNSQPEKPGEQPGLGKKNDISRHSYSRYNTISYRKIRKGNTKQRIDEFESMMHL; from the exons ATGACAGAAGAAGTCCCCATCGCCTCCTGCACACCCGAGTGCAATGGGAACGTGACCCCGGAGGGGGGTCCGCTCCAGGTCATTGATATCATTGATGAAATAGCAAAATCTGTCGGGACGGTTCCTTATGCAAACGCAGAAATCGATCTTGACGCTCCACTTTCAAAAGAGACTCAGGAGGAAAGTAGAAATTCATTAGCAGAGAAGACAATATGTGGCGATTCTGATGGAGAGAAGCAATGTGAAG aaaagcaagaagaaaatgatgCGACTCAGCAAGACGGATCAGCTGATATCCCTTCCCAGGACACAAGAACCGATGGCCAGAAATCAGAAGAAG GGCCAGGCGAAGCAGGAGTTCCTGCGCGCAGCGGAGAGCGGCAGGAGGCGAGGCGCGCCGAGCCGCCCGCGGCAGCAAGGGCCGGCTGCGCCGCGGAGGCCGAGGAGAGCCCGGCAGCAGGAGCCCCAGCGCCTGACGCCGAGGAGCGCACGGGAGACGAAGAGCggctggaggagagagaaaatacaacggaagaggaggaggacactgAAGAGGACGAAGTTCAGTTGATAGAAATCAAGAAGGAGAACAGTGAGGAGTCTCATTTAAAGAAGCAAGAAAACGGCAAGGAGGTTTCTCCTCCAACCAGCCCCACTTGTAACTCCCAGCCTGAGAAACCAGGGGAGCAGCCAGGCTTGGGGAAGAAAAATGATATCTCCAGACACAGTTATTCTCGATACAACACAATCTCCTACCggaaaatcagaaaaggaaacacCAAACAAAGAATTGATGAATTTGAATCCATGATGCACTTATAA